The Bacteroidales bacterium genome window below encodes:
- a CDS encoding SUF system Fe-S cluster assembly protein: MTLLKKDLEEKIIQELKTVYDPEIPVNIYDIGLIYKLTIDDDFLVHIMMTLTTPNCPVAESLPQEVREKIKAVDGVKDVDLELTFEPPWTMEMLTDEAKLELGLM, encoded by the coding sequence ATCACTTTATTAAAAAAAGACCTTGAAGAAAAGATCATACAGGAACTGAAAACCGTCTATGATCCGGAAATCCCGGTCAATATATATGACATCGGCCTTATTTATAAGTTGACGATCGATGATGATTTTTTGGTCCATATAATGATGACACTCACCACCCCCAACTGCCCGGTTGCCGAAAGCCTTCCGCAGGAAGTCAGGGAAAAGATCAAAGCAGTCGATGGGGTTAAAGATGTTGACCTGGAGTTAACTTTCGAGCCGCCATGGACAATGGAAATGTTAACGGATGAAGCGAAACTTGAACTGGGACTTATGTAA
- a CDS encoding 1-deoxy-D-xylulose-5-phosphate synthase, which produces MQAIPGPILSQINSPKDLKRLHEDQLPALCREIRDFLIEETSQNPGHLGSSLGAVELAVAIHYVFDTPYDKLIWDVGHEAYAHKILTGRRDVFHTNRMYGGISGFPKMSESEYDAFGTGHSSTSLSAALGMAVASGLQGNHDRLHISVIGDAAIAGGMAMEALNNAGMHQANLLVILNDNGISIDPNVGAMKDYLLQIAKNQPTLHTRSNFFESFNFQYFGPTDGHDVIQLVHQLKEIRLIPGPKLLHAITTKGKGFKRAEEEQTVYHAPGLFNKVTGEIIDTESPGNIPPKYQHVFGRTIIELAEQNAKIVGITPAMPTGSSLNLMMEKMPHRAFDVGIAEQHAVTFAAGLAAQGMIPFCNIYSSFMQRAYDQVIHDVALQKLQVVFCLDRGGLVGEDGATHHGAFDLAYFRVIPNLTICSPMNEEELRNMMYTAQLPGAGTYVIRYPRGRGVMPDWIKPFKALTVGKGRKIKNGRDLAIISIGHTGNEVIKATDQLESEGISAAHYDIRFLKPIDEELLHDIFTRFDKIITVEDGTITGGLGSAVLEFMSDHNYKAQVIRLGIPDRFIEQGSVGELHHECGYDAFGIVQSSKFIVQS; this is translated from the coding sequence ATGCAAGCAATTCCCGGTCCCATATTATCCCAGATTAACTCCCCAAAGGACTTAAAAAGGCTCCATGAGGATCAGCTGCCTGCGCTTTGCAGGGAGATCCGGGATTTCCTCATTGAAGAGACTTCTCAGAATCCCGGACATTTAGGTTCAAGCCTTGGTGCGGTGGAACTGGCGGTTGCCATCCATTACGTTTTCGACACCCCATACGATAAACTGATATGGGACGTGGGCCACGAGGCATACGCGCACAAGATCCTTACCGGGCGAAGGGATGTGTTTCACACGAATAGGATGTATGGAGGAATCAGCGGGTTCCCGAAGATGAGTGAAAGCGAATACGATGCGTTCGGGACCGGTCACTCTTCCACTTCCCTTTCGGCCGCCCTTGGAATGGCTGTTGCTTCAGGCCTGCAGGGCAACCACGACCGACTGCATATTTCCGTGATCGGTGACGCGGCCATTGCTGGCGGGATGGCTATGGAAGCCCTGAACAATGCCGGCATGCACCAGGCTAACCTGCTGGTAATCCTCAACGACAACGGCATTTCCATCGATCCGAATGTCGGGGCCATGAAAGATTATTTGCTTCAAATCGCCAAAAACCAGCCTACCCTTCACACCCGCAGCAATTTCTTCGAATCTTTTAATTTTCAATATTTCGGGCCAACCGACGGGCACGATGTCATTCAGCTTGTTCATCAACTGAAAGAGATAAGGCTTATACCCGGGCCTAAACTTCTTCACGCGATCACAACCAAAGGAAAAGGGTTTAAAAGGGCCGAAGAAGAACAGACGGTTTATCATGCACCCGGCCTGTTCAATAAAGTTACCGGTGAAATAATTGATACCGAATCGCCGGGCAACATCCCGCCGAAATACCAGCATGTATTTGGCCGGACGATCATCGAGCTGGCCGAGCAGAATGCAAAGATAGTCGGTATAACGCCGGCGATGCCAACGGGCTCTTCCCTGAACCTGATGATGGAAAAGATGCCTCACCGGGCATTCGATGTCGGCATTGCCGAGCAGCATGCCGTGACATTCGCCGCCGGCCTGGCAGCCCAGGGCATGATCCCGTTCTGCAACATATACTCCAGTTTCATGCAACGTGCTTATGACCAGGTGATCCACGATGTAGCCCTCCAGAAACTGCAAGTTGTTTTCTGCCTTGACCGGGGCGGGCTTGTCGGGGAAGATGGCGCAACGCACCATGGTGCATTTGACCTTGCCTATTTCAGGGTCATCCCAAACCTGACTATCTGCTCGCCTATGAACGAGGAAGAATTGCGGAACATGATGTACACCGCGCAATTACCAGGAGCCGGCACTTATGTGATCCGATACCCCAGGGGACGTGGCGTGATGCCCGACTGGATAAAGCCATTCAAGGCGCTAACTGTCGGTAAAGGAAGGAAGATCAAAAACGGCAGAGACCTTGCCATCATCTCCATCGGCCATACCGGCAACGAGGTGATTAAAGCTACGGATCAACTCGAATCTGAAGGCATTTCCGCTGCTCATTACGACATCCGGTTTTTAAAACCAATTGATGAAGAATTACTTCACGATATTTTCACCAGGTTCGATAAGATCATTACCGTTGAAGACGGCACCATAACCGGTGGCCTGGGAAGCGCTGTGCTGGAATTCATGTCCGATCACAACTACAAAGCACAGGTGATCCGTCTCGGCATACCTGACCGCTTTATCGAACAGGGAAGCGTCGGCGAGCTGCACCATGAGTGCGGGTATGATGCCTTCGGCATAGTTCAAAGTTCAAAGTTCATAGTGCAAAGTTGA